From the Helicobacter pylori genome, one window contains:
- a CDS encoding acetone carboxylase subunit gamma, which produces MSKYTQEQIKNLVEGNLDWNTVLKMLSMPKDHERFQMYLKVLQDKVDFDDKIVLPLGPHLFVVQDSQKKWVIKCSCGHAFCAPEENWKLHANIYVRDTAEKMEEVYPKLLASDTNWQVYREYICPDCGILLDVEAPTPWYPVIHDFEPDIETFYKDWLGIQPPERH; this is translated from the coding sequence ATGTCAAAATACACACAAGAACAAATTAAAAATTTGGTAGAGGGGAACTTGGATTGGAACACTGTCTTAAAGATGTTGAGCATGCCTAAAGATCATGAGAGGTTCCAAATGTATTTGAAGGTGTTGCAAGATAAGGTGGATTTTGATGACAAAATCGTCTTACCCTTGGGGCCGCATTTGTTTGTGGTGCAAGATTCTCAAAAGAAATGGGTCATTAAGTGTTCATGCGGTCATGCGTTTTGCGCTCCAGAGGAGAATTGGAAATTGCATGCAAACATCTATGTGCGCGATACAGCAGAAAAAATGGAAGAGGTGTATCCTAAACTCTTAGCCAGTGATACTAACTGGCAAGTGTATCGGGAGTATATTTGCCCGGATTGCGGCATCCTTTTGGATGTTGAAGCTCCGACTCCTTGGTATCCTGTGATCCATGATTTTGAGCCTGATATAGAGACATTCTATAAAGATTGGCTAGGCATACAGCCCCCAGAAAGACATTAA
- a CDS encoding RNA-guided endonuclease InsQ/TnpB family protein → MTLTERHIIRPTHPIFKRIKDFCHLSKNLYNYANFILREHYFAGFKLPTAYDLINRFVKESQRDYKALPAQSAQQVLMLLSQNWKSYLKALKAYKLKPSSFLARPKIPKFKPKDGVSIGVLTNQQTSFTKGRMTKIKFPKKANLKRLITKINPQTSRLKQVRLIPKTTCFIVEVVYEQTTHKLPQTHGIGIMGIDLGLNNFVTAIDNQSSPFIIKGGGVKSVNQWFNKLKAHYQAKAKTSNKRFWTKRLGKLALWRECKVNDFMHKASAYVVGHCLKKGISTIVIGKNDGWKQELKLGKRTNQNFTNIPYESFIEKLAYKCALVGITLHTTEERFTSKCDHLANEPMQHHEQYLGKRVKRGLFKSSIGKSLNADINGAIGILRKVFPDAVKTLRDSGVVFTPVKISLAF, encoded by the coding sequence ATGACCTTGACTGAACGCCATATTATTAGACCCACGCACCCCATTTTTAAACGCATTAAGGACTTTTGCCATCTGTCTAAAAACCTTTACAACTACGCTAATTTTATTTTAAGAGAGCATTACTTTGCAGGTTTTAAGTTGCCTACAGCCTACGATTTAATCAATCGCTTTGTCAAAGAAAGCCAAAGAGATTACAAAGCTTTGCCTGCCCAAAGCGCGCAACAGGTATTAATGCTTTTATCTCAAAATTGGAAAAGCTATTTAAAAGCCCTTAAAGCTTACAAACTCAAGCCTTCTAGCTTTCTAGCGCGTCCAAAAATCCCTAAATTCAAACCAAAAGATGGCGTATCTATAGGGGTTTTAACAAACCAGCAAACTAGCTTTACGAAAGGACGCATGACAAAAATTAAATTCCCAAAAAAAGCTAATTTAAAAAGACTTATCACTAAAATAAACCCTCAAACTTCTAGGCTAAAGCAAGTGCGCTTAATCCCTAAAACCACTTGTTTTATCGTGGAAGTTGTCTATGAGCAAACCACGCACAAACTCCCACAAACTCATGGCATTGGCATTATGGGTATTGATCTAGGCTTGAACAACTTCGTAACTGCAATAGATAATCAAAGTAGTCCTTTTATTATCAAAGGCGGAGGGGTGAAGTCTGTCAATCAGTGGTTTAACAAACTCAAAGCCCATTATCAAGCCAAAGCCAAGACTTCAAATAAGCGCTTTTGGACAAAACGCTTAGGCAAATTAGCTCTATGGAGGGAGTGTAAAGTCAATGATTTTATGCACAAGGCGAGCGCCTATGTGGTGGGGCATTGCTTAAAAAAGGGCATTTCTACAATTGTCATCGGTAAAAATGATGGCTGGAAACAAGAGCTAAAGCTAGGTAAGAGAACCAATCAGAACTTTACTAATATCCCTTATGAATCCTTTATTGAAAAACTAGCCTACAAGTGTGCTTTGGTTGGGATAACTTTGCATACAACAGAAGAGAGATTTACGAGCAAGTGCGACCACTTGGCTAACGAACCCATGCAGCACCACGAGCAATATTTAGGTAAAAGAGTTAAACGAGGGCTATTTAAATCTAGCATAGGCAAATCCCTAAACGCCGATATTAACGGTGCAATTGGCATTTTAAGAAAAGTATTCCCTGATGCAGTGAAAACTCTAAGGGATAGCGGAGTAGTGTTTACTCCAGTAAAAATCTCGTTGGCGTTTTAA